The DNA window GAAGTGGATGTCCGCCGCGGCGAAGGATGCCCCGATTTCCGAACGCCATTCCCGGTAGCGCGCCCGGAATTCCGGATCGTGGGTGATGACATAGCCGCGCTGGCTGCTTTCGGCCGCCCTCAATTCCGACAGCGTGTCAATGAGGGTGATGCGCCGTTCGAACGACCGGTCGGCCTCTTCGCGAAGGTCGTTCCACCGCTGATATTCGGTGCCGAGCCAGAACAGCGATGCGGCAAGGACGAGGGGGAAGAGAAGGGCGAGAGCAATGAAGAGGAAGGGACGGGGAGCCTGTGGTGCTTTGGTCATCTGGCTTTTTCCCCCGACACTTCACCCAGTAACGGCTGGATGGCGAGCAGCGCCTGGGCGCGGTTGTTGACCTGAAGTTTGCGGAAGATCGCCGTGAGATGCGCCTTGATCGTGGCTTCGGACACGTCGAGGTCGGCGGCGATCTGCTTGTTCAGCCGCCCGTCGGACAGGGCGATGAGGACGCGCAACTGCGCGCCGGAAAGGCTGGCGATCTGCTCGCGCAGTCCGGCGGAGCCGTTCGCGGCCGCGATGTCGGGAAAGCAGCGTTTTCCATTGACCAGATCGCGGATGTCGCGGGCCAGTTCGTCGAACGGCGTGGACTTGTACAGGAAACCCGCCGCGCCGAGCGCCATCGCGCCTTCCACCAGCACGACGGTTTCGTGCGCCGAAATGACCGCGATCGGGATGCGGCTCGCGATATGCTGGATCTGAAGGAAGCCGGAAAAGCCCCGTGCATCGGGCAGAACGAAGTCGAGCAGGATCAGGCGATAGCGGCCATATCGCTCCAGCGCGGCCAGGCTTTCCCCCACGGTGCCCGCCGTGTCGATCGCCACCCCCGGAACGGCCGCTCGAGCAGCGAGCGCCAACCCTTCGCGAAGGAGCGGATGGTCGTCCGCAATCAATATGCGGCCGCCCGGTGAAGTGTCCACCATCCCCTACCCTGTCTTTGTCCATCCTGTTAGAATGGACGCAGCCCCCACTGCTCGACGAGGACCATAAAAAATTTATGCCGCGAATGCAAAGGCCTTTGGCCGGCATGACCTTCGGAAACCTTTTGACATATTCGCATGTCGGACAGGCGCTGGAGAAGGCGGGGTGGGCGCTTTGCGGGCAGGAACCGCCCCTGCATGACGAGATCTGCCTGCTGATCGTCGAAAATATCGGGGATCATGCCGGCGATCCGCTCCGTCATATCGTGGGAATTGCCGTGCCCGGAGGGGAGGGTGATTCTGGCGCGGATTTCTCGTTCGATCCGCAGGGCGGCGTCGCAGCGCTGGCGCTATTATTCGAGTCCTGGCTGCCGCCCGATACCGAACCGCTCGACCGGCTGCTGGCCATGTTCGGAGAAGCCGAGTTCCTGCCGCTGGTGAAAGGGCTGCAAAGGGAACTGGCCGCCGCGTGCGACGGCGATCATCTGGGGTGCATCAGCCCGCACCGGCTGGCCGGGCTGTCGGGCACGCTGGGCTTTGCCGTTCTGAGCAGAAGCTGGAGCGCGGTCGATGCGGGGGAAGGGGATTTCGCCGTGGCGCGGCAGGAAAGCCGCAAGGCGGCGGTGGCGATCACCCGATGGCTGGATGGGCGGGGATGATCTGAGACCGGACCGCCTTAAAGCGACAGCGATGTAGACAGGTACGCGGGGATCTGCCGCGATTCAGCCCGCGTTGAAATCCGACAGCCGTTCCGGCGAAATGGTGTTGCTCATCAGGACGACGGGGTCTTCGTCGCTTACCGCGATGTAGGCGTGCGGGGTCATGCTGTCGAACTGGATGCTGTCGCCTTCGTTGAGGCGAAGGGGTTTGTAGAGCTTGCTGTGCAGTTCCAGCGCGCCCGAGATGATGAGCAGAAATTCTTCACCCGGATGGGACGAGAATTCGCCATATTCCTCAATCGACCGGCACTTGACCGTCATTTTCCAGTAGACGCTGCGTTTGTTGAGCAGGTCATCGCTGAGCGTTTCCATGTCCCAGCGCGGATGCCGGGAGATGTGGCCTTCGCCCGCGCGGGTGATCGCCCGGCCTCCGCCCAGGCCCGGTTCCTCAATAGGGCCGATGAGGCTGCTGATCGGGACGGACAGCGCGATCGAGATTTGCAGGACGGTCTTGAAGTTGGGCGAAACCTTGCCGTTTTCGAGCTTGGACAGGGTCGAAATGGGCAGCGATGTCATTTCGCTCAAATCGGCCAGACGCAGATTGCGGGACTTGCGAAAGTCCCGCAGGCGCTTGCCCAGTGCCACATCCGGATTTTGACCAAAGGCCTTGCCAGCCATCCTATTTCACCGCTTCCAACATTGCCGGGCGAGTTCCGGCCGCATCATCGGCAAGCCCTGTCCCGTCCGGTTTCCAAACATAAGCCATCGGGAACCCGCTCATGCATTTTCGGCGAAAGGTCAATATGCTGCTGCGCGCGGCGCTGCCGGTCGTGCGCTGTCAGACCAGTTCGAAGAAGCGTTCAAGCTCCCGATCTGTCACCATGGCCTGAAACTGCTCATATTGCGTGCGGCGGCTGTCGGCATAGGCTTCGACGAAGGCGTCGCCGAAATAATGGCGGGCCATTTCGGAGCCTCTGAATCGGGTGATCGCGGCGTCGAAACTGGCGGGGAGACGCTGCGATTCCAGTATCTCCATCTCATAGGCATTGCCTTCGCAGGGCGCCGACGGTTCGATCCGGTGCTCGACGCCGTGCAGGCCCGCGGTGATGACGCCGGCCAGCGACAGATAGGGATTGGCGTCGGCGCCCGGCAGGCGGCACTCGATCCGGCTGCTGCCGGGCGATCCGGGGATGGCGCGAATGGCGCAGGTTCGGTTCTCTATGCCCCAAGCGGTTGAAATTGGGGCAAAAATACCTGGGACCAGACGCTTGTAGGAATTGATGTTGGGCGCGAGCAGCAGCAGGAAGTCGCCGAGCAGCGCCTGCATCCCGCCGATGAAATGGCGCATGGTTTCGCTCATGCCATCCGGACGGGACGGGTCGTGAAACACGGGTTCGCCCGCCAGCGTCTGAAGCGAGGCGTGGATGTGGCCGCTCTGCCCGTCGGCATTGTTGGACCAGCGCGCCATGAAGGTCGCGAGCTTCCCGTTCCGCTGCGCGACGACCTTCGCGAAAGTGCGGAACAGCGCCGTGGCGTCGGGCACGCTCGCGTCGGTGCCGTAGCGGATCGCGAGTTCCATGAAGCCTTCGCCCATTTCCTCATGAAGGCTGTCGACCGGGATGCGCAACGCGGCGCACATGTCCATCAACTGATTATAGAGGCTGGACTGCGTTTCCTGCCGGACCAGCGAATAATAGGTGCGGTTGGGGGTCGAGGGCTGAAGATTATGATAGCCCTTGGCGATGATCGACTGGGGCGTCTCGTCGAACATGGTGAATTCCAGTTCGGACGACGCGCAGGGTCGGAAGCCCAGCCGCTCCGCATGCCGCTGCATCCGGTGGAACATGTTGCGGGGGCAGTAGTCGGCGAAATCCTCCGCAAATTCGGCGAGGATGAGCAGATTGCGCCGGGGTTCGGCCCACGGGATGAACCGCGCGGTTTCGGGCACCAGCCTGACGGGACGGTCGGGATAGCCTGAACTGCTGTCCGCCAGAACCGGGACGGCGAGAATGGCGTCGGTGGGATCGAGGACGAGGGAGATGGCCGGAAAGCTCATCGCTTCCAGAGCGCTTTCGAGCTTCGCGCGCGACACATATTTGCCGCGAATGGTCCCCTGATAGTCCGCAAAGGCGATAGTGGCGAATTCCAGATCACTTTCGGAAATAAACGCCCGCAGCTCTGTGAGCGTCGGGTTTTGCGGAAGGTTCGCCAAAAGATCCTCCATTATAGCGCGCTCCTGTCGCGGACGAGGAGCCGCCGCCGGAGTCGCGTCAAATTAGCATGTATCCGTCGACCCGCACGAGCCGTCGCGGATCGTCCTCCTCTTGAGAGATATTTTCGAATCTGTCAAATATTCTTGAAATCAGAAAATGACATGGCTTATGAGGAGCGCCATGGAGGACTCGATGGCATCCTATGACTATGTGATTGTGGGCGGGGGATCGGCGGGAGCGGTGGCCGCTGCCCGCCTGTCCGAAAATCCCGATTGCAGCGTCCTGCTGATCGAGGCAGGCGGCGGGGGCACCGCGCCTTTCATCCAGATCCCGAACGGCATCTACTTCGTGAAGGGCAGTCCGCGCTATCACTGGATCATGGATGTCGAGCCGGACCCGACCCGCAACGGACGGCAGGAAACGCTGACCTGCGGTCGCGGGCTGGGCGGCGGCAGTTCGATCAACGGCATGGTGTTCGTCAAGGGACTGCCGGTCGACTATGAGCGGTGGAGCCGGGCCGCCGGTCCGCAATGGGGCGTCGATCCGGTCAACGCGGCCTTTCATCGCGTGGACAGGACGCTGCCGGTCGCTCCGCCCGCGAACATGCATCCTGTCGCGCAGAAGTTTCTCGACAGCGCCATGGGCTATGGCCTGCGCCTCAACAGCACCGAACTGCCGCAGGTAGGGAACGGCGTCATGCCGTGCCCGAGTTCCGCGGCGGACGGCTATCGCCAGAGCACCGAGCGGGCCTATCTGCGCCCCGCGCGCGGGCGTCCCAACCTGACGGTCGTCACGCGCGCGACCGCCACGCGCCTCGTCGTGGAGCGGGGACGGGTGCGAGGAGTGACCTATCTGCGTTCCGGCAGGCTGGAGACCGTCCATGCGCATGAAGAGGTGATCCTTTCCGCCGGCGGGATCAATTCGCCCCGGCTGCTGATGCTGTCGGGCATCGGCCCTGCGGATCATCTGAAATCGCTGGGGATCGAGCCGACGCTGGATCTGCCGGAAGTGGGCGCGGGCCTGCAGGACCATCCGTGCATGTGGATCAGCGTCAATGTCGATGAAAAGACGTGGAACGACACGCTGGGCATCGGCGGCATGGTGAAGGCGGGTGCTCAGTGGATGCTCAACCGCACCGGCCCTGCCGCGTCCGCCATGTGCCATGTCACGCTTTACGGTTCGACGCAGGGCGCCGATGGCGTGCCCGACTATCAGATGAGCTTCATGCCCGCCGGTTATGTGGTGCTGGACAGGGGTGTCGAATTTCTTCCTTCGTCTTCCGCCACCGTCGCTGTCAGCCTGTGCCGCCCTACAGGGCGCGGCGCGGTCAGGCTGCGCTCGGCCGATTTCAGGGATGCGCCGGAAATCTCCTACCGGCTGCTCGACACGGCGGAGGATGTCAGCACGCTCACCAAAGCCTGCCGCATCGGGCGCGAGATATTCGCCACCGATCCGATCCGCCGCCACATATTGAACGAAGCCCAGCCCGGATCGCAGGTCGAGAGCGATGCCGACTGGGAGGCCACCCTGCGCGCCAAGGCGGTGAACATGTGTCACCCGGTGGGCAGTTGCCGGATGGGGCTGGATGACCGGGCGGTCGTCGGTCCCGATCTGCGCCTGCGCGGACTGGACGGCATCAGGGTGGCGGACGCATCCATCATGCCGACCATCACCAGCGGCAACACCAACGCGCCCTCGATCATGATCGGCGAGCGCGTGGCCGAATTCATCCGGGGCGAGCGATCCTACGGCGCGCCCGATCTGGCGGAGATGGCGGCATGAGCGGGCCTGCGGACAAGAAACTGCTGATCGTCAAGACGGGCACGCTGCGGGAGCGGGCGGCGGAGCTTGTCGACAGGTTCGGGGATCAGGAGGCGATTTTCCTCGCCGCCACCGGCCACGATGCGGCGATGACCGAGGTGGTCGAGGTTTACACCGGCGCGCCGATCCCGTTGCCGCCGTCGAGCTATGCGGGCGTCATCGTCACCGGCGCGGGCGCGATGGTGACCGACCGCGAACCGTGGATGGAGCAGACCGCAAGCTGGCTGCGCGAGGCGGTCGCGCAGGAGGTGCCGACGCTGGGTGTCTGCTTCGGCCATCAGTTGCTGTCGCATGCGCTGGGCGGCGAAGTGGGCGTGAACCCGCGCGGGATGGAGGCGGGGACGGTCGATGTCGCCTTCAACGACGATGCCGCCGACGACCGCCTGTTCGCCGATCTTCCGGAGCATGCGGGCTTTGGCGCGCATCATTATCAGACGGTCCTGAAGCGCCCGGACGGCGCGCAGGTGCTTGCGTCCAACGATGTGGATGCGCATCAGGCACTGCGTTTCGGGCCTGTCGCCTGGGGGGTGCAGTTCCACCCCGAGTTCGACCGGTCGTTCACGCAGGCGCTCGTCGATGTCGCGGCGGAAGGGATCGTCAAGGCGGGCGTCGATGTCGACGCGATCAGGGCCGGGATCGAGGATATGCCGCACGGCCCCGAGCTGCTGAGGCGCTTCATCGCCATCGTCGAGGATCGGGCCTGACCTGCTGCTCTGTGCGCATATGGTTGCCCCGCACGGGCGATTGATTTTCCAATAAGAAAATATTATTCATTTAAGAAAAATTACGCCCTTGCATGGAGTCGCTGGATGACCCAGATTTCCCCGAACATGTTCCGTGTCATTTCGCCCGTCGACGGGTCGGAATATGCCGTTCGCCAATATGCGGATGCCGAGACGCTCGACCGCACCATCGCCAACGCCCAGAAGGCTCTGATCCAGTGGCGCAGAACGCCGCTAGCGGAGCGGGTCGCCATCGTCCTGCGCTTCGGCGAAGAAATGAAGGCGCGCGCACCGGCCCTCGCCGAGGCGATCGCCCATCAGATCGGGCGGCCGCTGTGGCAGTGCGACGAGACGCCCCGGCTCGTGCAGATCGGCGAAGTGCTGAGCGGACTGGCCGACGATGTGTTCCAGCCCGTCGCCTATCCGAGCGACGGTCAGGTCACGCGCTACACGCGCGCGACGACCGGGGGCATCCATTTTTCGATCTGCGCGTGGAACTATCCCACCGCGATGATCGGCTATCTGGTGACGGCGCCGCTGATCGCGGGCAATGTCGTCATCCTGAAGCACAGTCCGCAGACGCCGGTCACGGCGGAAATCGCCGACGAGGCGTTTCGCGCCGCCGGTGGGCCTGCGGGCGTGTTGCAGGTCGTCCACATGGACCACGCGTCCGCCGAGCGCCTGATCGGCAGCGGTATCTTCAAGAAGGTGAATTTCATCGGGTCCGTGGGTGGCGGGCGCAAGGTTCATGCGGCGACTGCGGGCACCTTTACCGAAGT is part of the Sphingobium amiense genome and encodes:
- a CDS encoding response regulator transcription factor; the protein is MVDTSPGGRILIADDHPLLREGLALAARAAVPGVAIDTAGTVGESLAALERYGRYRLILLDFVLPDARGFSGFLQIQHIASRIPIAVISAHETVVLVEGAMALGAAGFLYKSTPFDELARDIRDLVNGKRCFPDIAAANGSAGLREQIASLSGAQLRVLIALSDGRLNKQIAADLDVSEATIKAHLTAIFRKLQVNNRAQALLAIQPLLGEVSGEKAR
- a CDS encoding GMC family oxidoreductase; the encoded protein is MASYDYVIVGGGSAGAVAAARLSENPDCSVLLIEAGGGGTAPFIQIPNGIYFVKGSPRYHWIMDVEPDPTRNGRQETLTCGRGLGGGSSINGMVFVKGLPVDYERWSRAAGPQWGVDPVNAAFHRVDRTLPVAPPANMHPVAQKFLDSAMGYGLRLNSTELPQVGNGVMPCPSSAADGYRQSTERAYLRPARGRPNLTVVTRATATRLVVERGRVRGVTYLRSGRLETVHAHEEVILSAGGINSPRLLMLSGIGPADHLKSLGIEPTLDLPEVGAGLQDHPCMWISVNVDEKTWNDTLGIGGMVKAGAQWMLNRTGPAASAMCHVTLYGSTQGADGVPDYQMSFMPAGYVVLDRGVEFLPSSSATVAVSLCRPTGRGAVRLRSADFRDAPEISYRLLDTAEDVSTLTKACRIGREIFATDPIRRHILNEAQPGSQVESDADWEATLRAKAVNMCHPVGSCRMGLDDRAVVGPDLRLRGLDGIRVADASIMPTITSGNTNAPSIMIGERVAEFIRGERSYGAPDLAEMAA
- a CDS encoding helix-turn-helix domain-containing protein, which produces MALGKRLRDFRKSRNLRLADLSEMTSLPISTLSKLENGKVSPNFKTVLQISIALSVPISSLIGPIEEPGLGGGRAITRAGEGHISRHPRWDMETLSDDLLNKRSVYWKMTVKCRSIEEYGEFSSHPGEEFLLIISGALELHSKLYKPLRLNEGDSIQFDSMTPHAYIAVSDEDPVVLMSNTISPERLSDFNAG
- a CDS encoding glutamine synthetase family protein; translated protein: MEDLLANLPQNPTLTELRAFISESDLEFATIAFADYQGTIRGKYVSRAKLESALEAMSFPAISLVLDPTDAILAVPVLADSSSGYPDRPVRLVPETARFIPWAEPRRNLLILAEFAEDFADYCPRNMFHRMQRHAERLGFRPCASSELEFTMFDETPQSIIAKGYHNLQPSTPNRTYYSLVRQETQSSLYNQLMDMCAALRIPVDSLHEEMGEGFMELAIRYGTDASVPDATALFRTFAKVVAQRNGKLATFMARWSNNADGQSGHIHASLQTLAGEPVFHDPSRPDGMSETMRHFIGGMQALLGDFLLLLAPNINSYKRLVPGIFAPISTAWGIENRTCAIRAIPGSPGSSRIECRLPGADANPYLSLAGVITAGLHGVEHRIEPSAPCEGNAYEMEILESQRLPASFDAAITRFRGSEMARHYFGDAFVEAYADSRRTQYEQFQAMVTDRELERFFELV
- a CDS encoding glutamine amidotransferase; this encodes MSGPADKKLLIVKTGTLRERAAELVDRFGDQEAIFLAATGHDAAMTEVVEVYTGAPIPLPPSSYAGVIVTGAGAMVTDREPWMEQTASWLREAVAQEVPTLGVCFGHQLLSHALGGEVGVNPRGMEAGTVDVAFNDDAADDRLFADLPEHAGFGAHHYQTVLKRPDGAQVLASNDVDAHQALRFGPVAWGVQFHPEFDRSFTQALVDVAAEGIVKAGVDVDAIRAGIEDMPHGPELLRRFIAIVEDRA